From Podospora bellae-mahoneyi strain CBS 112042 chromosome 3, whole genome shotgun sequence, the proteins below share one genomic window:
- a CDS encoding hypothetical protein (EggNog:ENOG503NVJR; COG:S) gives MRALFWIFLLGCACWEAARAASLVPGKAFDRLITIWLENQDYAKVVLEPSIADLKRKGILLTRFYAHTHPSQPNYLAAIGGDYWGLDHDDMVHIPENVSTVVDLLDYRNISWAGYFEDMPGPGYMGNYSDGQTGNGTWDYVRKHNPFVSYESVIMEGERLLALDSFRAFQRAFKAKEVPQFVFMTPNMMNDGHNTSNKFAADWAHKFLQPLLDPKAFDEKTLIMLTYDESEDYSQPNHIVTLLLGSAIPPALKGTEDSTFYTHFSLLSTIQNNWMLPNLGRYDVGANVFQFVADASGYTKNKEPANAASVNNSISYPGFLHTEPTNRLDIPIPNDKLIGAGGLPILDKIKQKWAGDIKKVGKTPYDGSGNVHDGDNPPVYNPPKAN, from the exons ATGCGCGCATTATTTTGGATATTTTTGCTTGGATGCGCCTGCTGGGAGGCTGCACGCGCTGCCAGCTTAGTGCCAGGGAAGGCCTTCGATCGTTTGATCACGATATGGCTGGAGAATCAG GACTATGCCAAGGTTGTCTTGGAGCCTAGCATCGCCGacctgaagaggaagggcaTCTTGCTCACGAGGTTCTATGCGcacacccatccatcccagcCAAACTACCTGGCCGCCATCGGTGGGGATTATTGGGGCCTCGATCACGATGACATGGTTCATATCCCTGAGAACGTCTCGACAGTGGTGGACCTGCTGGATTACAGGAACATAAGCTGGGCAGGTTACTTTGAGGACATGCCCGGCCCGGGGTACATGGGGAACTATAGCGATGGACAGACTGGGAACGGCACATGGGACTATGTGAGGAAACACAA TCCATTTGTGTCGTATGAAAGCGTCATTATGGAGGGAGAGCGGCTGCTGGCCCTAGACTCCTTCCGTGCCTTCCAAAGGGCCTTCAAGGCAAAGGAGGTTCCCCAATTTGTGTTCATGACCCCCAACATGA TGAACGATGGCCACAACACGAGCAACAAGTTTGCTGCTGACTGGGCCCACAAGttccttcaacctcttctggATCCTAAAGCTTTCGACGAAAAGACGTTGATAATGCTTACATATGACGAATCGGAAGATTACAGCCAGCCTAACCACATCGTCACTTTGCTTCTGGGAAGCGCAATTCCTCCAGCGCTCAAGGGAACAGAAGACAGCACCTTCTACACCCACTTCAGCTTGCTCTCGACCATCCAAAACAACTGGATGCTGCCCAATCTCGGCAGGTATGACGTTGGAGCAAATGTGTTTCAGTTTGTTGCAGATGCGTCTGGTtacaccaagaacaaggagcCTGCCAATGCAGCGTCAGTCAACAATTCAATATCATACCCGGGGTTTCTGCACACCGAGCCCACAAACAGACTGGACATCCCAATACCAAACGACAAATTGATTGGCGCCGGTGGGCTTCCGATCCTtgacaagatcaagcagAAATGGGCCGGTGACATCAAGAAGGTAGGGAAGACGCCGTACGACGGTAGCGGGAATGTGCACGATGGCGACAACCCGCCAGTCTACAACCCTCCCAAGGCCAATTGA
- a CDS encoding hypothetical protein (EggNog:ENOG503P9FI): MAVFCCCTSARSSKTRTIAPRSPEPVLPSPPPPARLPGPLTLNPVNPLSTETSPRSLSSLQPSVPATISPIEPIEFGQLVVEDSDSEDEPDHPAPHNKSTSTLHLVRTRIRRHLSQDSLSKKKARSAVGFTEEEIQRRAELKRLMHKRIQEELRSEEGQKSTRSEVSSDRHPGSPKIDLLPGGGPRDNIEFVVADDSRPNSPGMNSEAPDAGQTDPEALAPVAANSKTVREQGSFPEMPASPDLVPRRYPSTSENSSIASWRLSYSAGQLDELASYIDRGEPSSHVDAVHSSSASHPESIIRLPTSGLHPPRPAHSLSRSHSSPARPGTQVTETASVAEQSPLSVWLRSQGLRSRSSSPTRSSEQDFEQGASVQQAEVVYLRRWSSVQNSAVPEAESQKPEIVHLYDMDIHRQLGTQTFTTPMDSPTRSRSMRNSGASGSCGAQTSGSTIRPSSDPPSKPPSNKSTFNHSEVILAPHDPNNLGTKSSSVYPSAGQSVQLSAGASTLDLPATLAPHELPPAFTLPGFKWLDTVNNPHLVGESVESSHRTTGENSANNSLPLLEGRSELHRSSTVTKADASSRVRKESQLDTVEKSIGYFHLGHGAPALIVKRFRKEADTPPLEPVKHSFLARLHLTIPRRTKISPRNFDGAVTEQEQEHGQGPNWEPEPSPPLLRHCPGVKRGRPDSWGTAITSLYHPLTPILSEYEGSADDLWRLGIRDESPKQQTESRGIKAHRRGSSFPESLNKRLQAVADSEHSGGSSGYMGVPSTDPSCRFSSAPGSPVSHTTDCGLSSIAETTETPKRSSSTGLQSPIYDAFRTHYPARSSDFTRDCPRSPLAHTGSRLRDSSTPGDQSTCVTPELVAGHPDIVIEAAHQPHKNGSRLTLKSNTQSFSGKFGKAIKSSFGKLVPHRGPSNSTGSKSLESLKRRGSGARAEVVKLQKSQDVGVSCRGPKYWQTNTPKRGRTISLSTRMATLLHSDSNPEEEKRQHPSHHQLRHRAPLCALPINTPIRDRQASSSADNSKDSATTAEKFITPFSSFYHSNNDTASFHSCHDKGDTTDINSIKSDSTLAHRLHIASAPHLTALPAGAAKFQTWSGRERSRPLITVQSMEQMRLRRVNTVVRVV; encoded by the exons ATGGCCgtcttctgctgctgcactTCGGCACGGTCGTCCAAAACACGGACAATCGCACCAAGAAGTCCTGAGCCTGTGTtaccttcaccaccaccccctgctCGCCTCCCCGGACCCCTTACCCTGAATCCAGTCAATCCGCTCTCGACTGAGACATCGCCCAGATCGCTCTCATCACTTCAGCCTTCGGTACCTGCCACCATCAGCCCCATCGAACCCATAGAGTTCGGCCAGCTGGTAGTCGAAGACTCGGACAGTGAAGATGAGCCTGACCATCCGGCACCCCACAATAAgagcaccagcaccctccACCTGGTCCGCACCCGTATCCGCCGTCACCTCTCCCAGGATTCGCTctcaaagaagaaggctcgTTCTGCAGTGGGCttcaccgaggaggagattcaGCGACGAGCCGAGCTGAAACGGCTTATGCACAAAAGAATCCAGGAGGAGCTCCGGAGCGAAGAAGGGCAAAAATCCACACGGAGTGAAGTCTCCTCTGATCGACACCCTGGCAGTCCCAAGATTGACCTTCTTCCTGGCGGCGGACCGCGGGACAATATCGAGTTTGTTGTTGCCGATGACAGCAGGCCCAACTCACCCGGAATGAACAGTGAAGCACCGGATGCTGGTCAGACTGATCCCGAAGCTCTTGCACCGGTTGCCGCAAACTCCAAAACAGTTCGAGAACAAGGCTCCTTCCCAGAGAtgccagcatcaccagatCTTGTGCCTCGGCGGTATCCAAGCACTAGCGAGAACTCCTCAATTGCTTCCTGGCGGCTTTCTTACAGTGCAGGTCAGCTCGACGAACTGGCCAGCTACATTGACCGAGGAGAGCCATCGAGTCATGTAGATGCTGTGCACAGCTCCTCTGCGTCACACCCGGAATCCATCATTCGTCTTCCAACCTCGGGATTGCATCCACCACGCCCTGCCCATTCGTTGTCACGCTCACATTCGTCACCCGCCCGACCCGGCACGCAAGTTACTGAGACTGCATCCGTTGCAGAGCAGTCTCCATTGAGCGTCTGGCTGCGAAGTCAGGGCCTTCGATCTCGTTCTTCCTCGCCTACAAGATCATCCGAACAAGACTTTGAGCAAGGTGCAAGTGTTCAGCAAGCCGAGGTGGTTTATCTCAGGAGATGGAGCTCTGTTCAAAATTCTGCAGTCCCAGAGGCTGAGAGTCAGAAGCCGGAAATAGTCCACCTCTACGACATGGATATTCATCGCCAGTTGGGAACTCAAACTTTCACCACACCAATGGATTCTCCAACACGATCCCGATCGATGAGAAACAGTGGTGCAAGCGGTTCCTGCGGTGCTCAAACTTCGGGAAGTACAATCCGTCCCTCTTCCGACCCTCCAAGCAAACCTCCAAGCAACAAGTCGACTTTCAACCACTCCGAAGTTATCTTGGCTCCACACGACCCGAATAACCTGGGGACAAAATCATCGTCGGTGTACCCATCAGCTGGACAAAGTGTACAGTTGAGCGCAGGCGCGTCTACTCTTGATCTTCCGGCGACACTTGCGCCCCACGAGTTACCGCCAGCTTTTACTTTGCCAGGTTTCAAAT GGCTCGATACTGTGAATAATCCACACCTTGTAGGAGAATCGGTGGAAAGTTCCCACCGAACAACAGGAGAAAACTCGGCCAACAACAGTTTGCCACTTCTGGAAGGACGCTCAGAGCTCCACAGGTCTTCGACAGTTACAAAAGCCGATGCCTCGAGCAGGGTCCGCAAGGAGTCTCAACTGGATACGGTTGAAAAGAGTATCGGATATTTTCATCTTGGCCACGGTGCACCTGCACTTATCGTCAAGAGGTTCCGGAAGGAGGCAGACACACCTCCCCTGGAGCCGGTGAAACACTCTTTTCTGGCACGCCTTCATTTGACCATCCCTAGAAGAACCAAAATAAGCCCACGAAACTTTGACGGTGCTGTCACAGAACAAGAACAGGAGCACGGGCAGGGACCGAACTGGGAGCCAGAGCCGTCTCCACCACTGTTGAGACATTGTCCAGGCGTCAAACGTGGGCGTCCTGACTCTTGGGGAACAGCCATCACCTCACTGTACCACCCTCTAACCCCGATTCTTTCCGAGTATGAAGGCAGTGCAGATGATCTGTGGAGGTTAGGCATACGCGACGAGTCTCCGAAACAACAGACGGAGTCTCGCGGTATCAAAGCCCATCGCCGTGGTTCAAGTTTCCCCGAAAGTCTGAACAAGAGGCTCCAAGCTGTTGCCGATTCGGAGCACAGTGGCGGCTCCTCTGGGTATATGGGTGTTCCGAGTACCGACCCGTCTTGTCGTTTCTCGTCTGCACCGGGCTCGCCGGTCTCTCATACAACTGATTGCGGCTTGTCGTCCATCGCAGAGACGACCGAGACCCCCAAGCGCAGTTCGTCCACAGGCCTCCAAAGCCCAATTTACGATGCATTCAGAACACACTACCCAGCAAGAAGCAGCGATTTTACCCGAGACTGTCCCAGATCCCCACTGGCACATACAGGCTCCCGACTTCGTGACTCTTCTACTCCTGGCGACCAATCTACCTGCGTCACCCCTGAGCTCGTTGCGGGCCACCCGGATATCGTGATTGAAGCCgcacaccaaccccacaaaAACGGCTCCCGCCTTACTCTCAAGTCGAACACCCAGTCCTTCTCTGGGAAGTTTGGAAAAGCCATCAAGTCAAGTTTTGGAAAGCTCGTCCCCCATCGCGGGCCCTCTAACAGCACTGGTTCGAAGTCGCTGGAAAGCCTCAAAAGGCGAGGAAGCGGAGCCAGAGCAGAGGTTGTGAAACTTCAAAAGTCACAAGACGTAGGAGTTTCATGCCGGGGCCCGAAGTATTGGCAGACAAATACGCCAAAAAGGGGTCGCACGATTTCTCTCAGCACACGGATGGCGACCTTGTTGCATTCTGACTCGAATCCCGAAGAGGAGAAGCGACAGCATCCTAGCCATCACCAGCTCAGGCATCGTGCACCTCTTTGTGCACTGCCTATAAACACACCTATTCGAGATCGACAAGCAAGCAGTAGCGCAGACAACAGCAAAGACTCGGCGACGACAGCCGAAAAGTTTATTACGCCATTCAGCTCATTTTATCACAGCAACAATGATACGGCATCGTTTCACTCTTGTCATGATAAAGGGGATACTACGGATATCAATTCCATCAAAAGCGATAGCACACTGGCTCATCGACTGCATATTGCCTCGGCGCCTCACTTGACTGCGCTGCCGGCGGGAGCGGCCAAGTTTCAGACTtggagtgggagggagaggagcagGCCGCTGATTACGGTGCAGAGCATGGAGCAGAtgcggttgaggagggtgaatACGGTGGTGAGAGttgtgtga
- the SEC6 gene encoding SNARE-binding exocyst subunit S6 (COG:U; BUSCO:EOG09260K5F; EggNog:ENOG503NUSF) — protein sequence MDIPPVHLPTLLRHPDDLFDKLSALKTEFARKKSLIDSQLRAGLRDQLETTQSGMTHLSDSQKTLQSIKEEMIKIDKIASESQNQITGTDFATINLVSQAHRNFNAVETMRRNLEGFAERVAEVEEMLREDEADYEGMPNLLRVHYELTRLRNIRDDAMEQISRGDDPGLRVTLEDYFERLDGVVRVFDERIELIAMSLITLVQAENESLVVRFALIVEAEEKSDQRVMALQEALKDHREIATRFQSITDGAKTVRGYKERFLECIKDAAAPQFEKSRQEFMGDPGGLEKSLRWYFNDLNTVRLGMEQKQLMPRKWKIFKTWAVIFHQMMHDFLIGIVEDPETSSSHTLEIVGWPEKYYRKMLKLGFKQEELGVQVIDNRETELVRDFRQLIIKFLDEWIDRIWAAERKDFAERGVDGGNLETDEYGYFRNKNLIDLWRMLREQLEAAANSKRADVVEGVVDAMFQRLRQRQQAWQKMLEDESARYENSTTGDLEGFQPLQDWLVATANDQIACIDDNEEEGRLAYLSDFRKKFSPLVTPQYMDRAEAEVTTLRDGYVDLSTWCMAKFASLVFSVDFRTVMPDFFTPKWYTTTHMARMIATFEEYVSDYRMVLHHSLVDIFIEIFADELLVRYLGSVRNKGAKFRRVDNFQDKIFDDLSTAFEFFNSLPNPEVGNAIKETWRVTEAFLGLLTAEKEQIPDTFAGFKTSYWDLQISWVEAVLRSRDDFERNMLNAVKARAAQMDVVRGPETIMSKVK from the coding sequence ATGGACATCCCCCCcgtccacctccccaccctcctccgccacccagACGACCTCTTCGACAAGCTCTCGGCCCTCAAAACCGAATTCGCCCGCAAAAAATCCCTGATCGACTCCCAGCTCCGCGCCGGCCTGCGCGACCAGCTCGAAACAACCCAGTCCGGCATGACGCACCTATCCGACTCGCAAAAAACACTACAGTCGATCAAGGAAGAAATGATCAAGATTGACAAGATCGCCTCGGAATCCCAAAACCAGATCACGGGCACAGACTTTGCGACGATCAACCTCGTCAGTCAAGCACATCGTAACTTCAACGCTGTcgagacgatgaggaggaaccTGGAGGGGTTTgcggagagggtggcggaggtggaggagatgctgaGGGAGGACGAGGCTGATTACGAGGGGATGCCGAATTTGTTGAGGGTGCATTATGAGctgacgaggttgaggaatATAAGGGATGATGCGATGGAGCAGATTAGTAGGGGGGATGATccggggttgagggtgacGTTGGAGGATTATTTTGAgaggttggatggggtggtgagggtgtttgatgagagGATTGAGCTGATTGCTATGAGTTTGATCACGTTGGTGCAGGCGGAGAATGagagtttggtggtgaggtttgcGTTGAttgtggaggcggaggagaagagtgATCAGAGGGTTATGGCGCTGCAGGAGGCGCTGAAGGACCATAGGGAGATTGCGACGAGGTTTCAGAGCATTACTGACGGGGCCAAGACTGTGAGGGGGTACAAGGAGAGGTTTTTGGAGTGCATCAAGGATGCGGCGGCGCCGCAGTTTGAGAAGAGCAGGCAGGAGTTTATGGGGGAtccgggggggttggagaagagtTTGAGGTGGTATTTTAATGATTTGAACacggtgaggttggggatggagcagaagcagctgATGCCGAGGAAGTGGAAGATTTTCAAGACGTGGGCGGTGATCTTTCACCAGATGATGCATGATTTCTTGATTGGGATCGTGGAGGACCCGGAGACGAGCAGTAGCCACACGTTGGAGATTGTGGGGTGGCCGGAGAAGTATTATAGGAAGATGCTGAAGTTGGGGTTcaagcaggaggagttgggggtgcAGGTCATCGACAACAGGGAGACggagttggtgagggattTCAGacagctcatcatcaagtTTTTAGACGAGTGGATTGATCGGATttgggcggcggagaggaaggattTTGCTGAACGAGGTGTCGACGGCGGGAACCTGGAAACAGACGAGTATGGGTATTTTCGCAACAAGAATCTCATCGATCTCTGGCGCATGCTGAGGGAACAACtcgaagcagcagccaacTCCAAGCGAGCGGATGTGGTCGAGGGTGTAGTCGACGCCATGTTCCAACGCCTACGCCAACGCCAGCAGGCCTGGCAGAAGATGCTCGAGGACGAGTCTGCGCGGTACGAAAACTCCACCACGGGCGACCTGGAGGGGTTCCAACCGCTGCAGGACTGGCTTGTGGCCACGGCGAACGACCAGATAGCCTGCATAGACGAcaacgaggaagaaggccgGCTGGCTTACCTCTCGGACTTTAGGAAAAAGTTTTCTCCCCTCGTCACGCCCCAGTACATGGACCGCGCCGAAGCAGAAGTCACCACCCTGCGGGACGGCTATGTTGACTTGTCCACGTGGTGCATGGCCAAGTTTGCCAGCCTGGTCTTTTCCGTTGACTTTAGGACTGTCATGCCCGACTTTTTCACGCCAAAGTggtacaccaccacccacatgGCGCGCATGATCGCCACGTTTGAGGAGTATGTCTCGGACTACAGGATGGTGCTGCACCACTCGCTCGTTGACATTTTTATCGAAATCTTTGCCGACGAGCTCCTCGTCCGGTACCTCGGCTCGGTCAGGAACAAGGGCGCCAAGTTTAGGAGGGTGGATAACTTTCAGGACAAGATCTTTGACGACTTGTCTACCGCGTTCGAGTTTTTTAattcccttcccaacccGGAAGTGGGcaacgccatcaaggagACGTGGAGGGTCACGGAGGCGTTTCTGGGCCTGCTGACTGCGGAAAAGGAACAGATCCCGGACACGTTTGCGGGCTTCAAGACGTCGTATTGGGACTTGCAGATCAGCTGGGTCGAGGCCGTGTTGAGGAGCAGGGATGACTTTGAGAGGAATATGCTGAATGCCGTCAAGGCGAGGGCCGCGCAGATGGATGTGGTTAGGGGGCCGGAGACGATTATGAGTAAGGTCAAGTAG
- the COX15_1 gene encoding Cytochrome c oxidase assembly protein cox15 (EggNog:ENOG503P6RM; COG:S), which yields MIAASRTLASPVLRQAVARRGFSTTRAQLSSPYHYPEGPLSNIPFNPRKKGFAIKYWTYCTVGFTLPFGIAGNKDDGREMISKGK from the exons ATGATCGCCGCCTCCCGCACTCTTGCTTCTCCTGTCCTCCGCCAGGCGGTCGCCCGCCGCGGCTTCTCGACCACCCGCGCCCAGCTGTCGTCGCCTTATCACTACCCTGAGGGTCCCCTTTCCAACATTCCCTTCAACCCCCGCAAGAAGGGATTCGCGATCAAGTACTGGACTTACTGCACTGTTGGGTTTACTTTGCCTTTTGGTATTGCCG GAAACAAGGACGATGGCAGGGAGATGATATCGAAGGGGAAGTAA
- the GLR1 gene encoding Glutathione reductase (EggNog:ENOG503NVN5; BUSCO:EOG09262H1X; COG:Q), translating to MQAISILARRPVLSSRTVASGRIGTISRHFSSTVINMAPISKETDFLVIGGGSGGLGAARAAASRYGAKAMVIEGKRLGGTCVNVGCVPKKVTFNAAFIAETIHQAKAYGFNVQETAPFDWPTFKTKRDAYIKRLNGIYERNLANDKVEYIHGWAKLLSKNSVEVTLDDGSKEVVNAKKILIAVGGNPHVPPEIPGSELGINSDGFFDIDKLPKKVALVGAGYIAVEFAGMFNALGVETHLFIRYDTFLRSFDPMIQEKVTAEYERLGIHVHKRSLTNKVEKDEKTGKLRLHYNSSKGEGSNGEGVLEDVDHLIWAIGRTPAIEGLGLEAAGVKTTEKGHIVVDEYQNTNVENVYALGDVTGHVELTPVAIAAGRKLAARLFGPEQFRTSKLDYDNIPSVVFSHPEVGSIGLTEPQAVEKYGAENLKIYKTNFTAMYYAMMEPEEKAPTSYKLICAGPEEKVVGLHIMGLGSGEMLQGFGVAVKMGATKADFDSCVAIHPTSAEELVTLR from the exons ATGCAAGCAATCTCTATCTTGGCCAGACGCCCAGTCTTATCATCCAGAACTGTTGCATCAGGCCGCATCGGCACCATCTCCAGACACTTTTCGTCCACAGTGATCAACATGGCGCCCATCTCCAAAGAAACCGACTTCCTCGTAATCGgaggcggcagcggcggcctcGGTGCCGCCAGAGCCGCCGCCTCGAGATACGGCGCAAAGGCCATGGTAATTGAGGGAAAGAGACTCGGAGGCACATGTGTCAACGTGGG TTGTGTGCCAAAAAAGGTGACTTTCAACGCCGCCTTTATCGCCGAGACCATCCACCAAGCCAAGGCCTACGGCTTCAACGTTCAAGAAACAGCCCCTTTCGACTGGCCAACGTTCAAGACCAAGCGCGATGCCTACATCAAGCGCCTCAACGGTATCTACGAGCGCAACCTTGCCAATGACAAGGTGGAATACATTCACGGCTGGGCCAAGCTTCTGTCGAAGAACTCGGTCGAGGTGACCCTGGACGATGGCAGCAAGGAGGTTGTCAATGCGAAGAAGATTCTGATCGCCGTCGGCGGTAACCCACATGTGCCCCCAGAAATTCCTGGTTCCGAGCTCGGAATCAACAGCGACGGTTTCTTCGATATCGACAAGCTTCCCAAGAAGGTGGCGCTTGTTGGCGCTGGTTATATCGCTGTTGAGTTCGCCGGCATGTTCAACGCGCTCGGTGTCGAGACACATTTGTTTATTCGTTACGACACCTTCCTCCGCAGCTTTGACCCAATGATTCAGGAGAAGGTCACGGCCGAGTACGAGAGACTCGGAATCCATGTACACAAGAGAAGCTTGACCAACAAGGttgagaaggatgagaagacCGGCAAGCTCAGGCTTCACTACAACTCCTCCAAGGGCGAGGGCTCCAATGGCGAGGGCGTTTTGGAGGACGTGGATCACTTGATTTGGGCCATTGGCCGCACACCAGCCATCGAGGGTCTCGGTCTTGAGGCGGCGGGCGTCAAGACCACCGAGAAGGGCCATATTGTGGTTGATGAATATCAAAACACCAACGTCGAGAACGTCTACGCGCTTGGCGACGTCACCGGTCATGTCGAGCTCACCCCAGTAGCCATTGCTGCCGGTCGCAAGCTTGCCGCTCGTCTCTTCGGGCCAGAGCAGTTCAGAACTTCCAAGCTCGACTACGACAATATTCCTTCGGTCGTCTTTTCCCACCCCGAGGTTGGCTCGATCGGCTTGACTGAACCCCAGGCTGTGGAGAAGTATGGCGCTGAGAACCTCAAGATCTACAAGACCAACTTCACGGCCATGTACTATGCCATGATGGAgcccgaggagaaggcgcctACCAGCTACAAGCTTATCTGCGCTGGGCcagaggagaaggttgttggtCTGCACATCATGGGTCTGGGCAGCGGAGAGATGCTCCAGGGCTTTGGTGTTGCGGTGAAGATGGGGGCCACCAAGGCTGATTTTGATAGCTGTGTTGCTATTCATCCGACTAGCGCCGAGGAGCTTGTTACTTTGAGGTAG
- a CDS encoding hypothetical protein (COG:S; EggNog:ENOG503P4WU), whose protein sequence is MIKTRASHKTPTMTTTKLPLPGKLTVAQLQSLCSSTGLPQAGSKPTIQQTLRQAAQSAQHIPDTARILSIDLGLKNFAFSLLTPASSPSEKAPLPTPPDSSSVPQALLPPVTLHHWNHLNLTTPLLPQDDPVQFTPSSLSSLTYSLISTHLLPLKPTHILIERQRFRTGNASNIFEWTIRVNTLESMLHACFATLKGVDLFHGNVISISPKTVAGYLFPKSEAKAEGGGKSQNAYHLLKANKVGMLGEWLQQGKLIKPQDQGAGMAKGFLEAWRAKGVRGKKKREMEEGLLGRGVKLDDLSDSVLQGMVWLQWQRNLEGLRGVDFGEEEKGVAKAISKVKKGTGRIKHVDVHDEGYGGVEVDAVLEGGGGKKKSERRKKTAVAQEVIDEVALLETPKKSRGRSKKVEGIEEAEDIGTAGTEPVKKRPGRRKKASVKEENAEEAVLEADTKKKSRGRPRKAAVGGSNKVEVAAAEMKTSRRRSARIESNEDDIVLI, encoded by the exons ATGATCAAGACTCGAG CATCTCATAAGACTCCCACCATGACAaccaccaaactccccctccccggcaaGCTCACCGTCGCCCAGCTCCAatccctctgctcctccaccggcctACCCCAGGCCGGTTCCAAACCCACCATCCAACAAACCCTCCGCCAAGCAGCCCAATCCGCCCAACACATCCCCGACACCGCTCGCATACTGAGCATCGACCTCGGCCTCAAAAACTTCGCCTTCAGCCTCCTCACACCCGCCTCAAGCCCTTCAGAGAAGGCACCCTTACCAACACCCCCCGATTCATCATCAGTTCCCCAGGCATTACTCCCACccgtcaccctccaccactggaaccacctcaacctaaccaccccccttctcccacaaGATGACCCAGTCCaattcaccccctcctccttatCCTCACTAACCTACTCCCTCATctcaacccacctcctccccttgaAACCAACGCACATCCTCATCGAGCGCCAGCGCTTCCGCACCGGCAACGCCTCAAACATATTCGAATGGACGATCAGGGTGAACACGCTGGAATCAATGCTCCACGCCTGTTTTGCAACCCTCAAAGGGGTCGACTTATTCCATGGCAATGTCATTTCCATCTCACCAAAGACAGTAGCCGGTTACCTCTTTCCCAAAAGtgaggccaaggccgagggaggggggaagagcCAAAATGCGTACCATTTGTTGAAGGCGAATAAAGTCGGTATGTTGGGGGAGTGGTTACAGCAGGGAAAACTGATAAAGCCACAGGACCAAGGGGCGGGGATGGCAAAGGGTTTTCTGGAGGCGTGGAGGGcgaagggggtgagggggaagaagaagagggagatggaggaggggttgctgggaaggggggtgaagTTGGATGATTTGAGTGATTCGGTGTTGCAGGGGATGGTTTGGTTGCAGTGGCAGAGGAacttggaggggttgaggggggtggattttggggaggaggagaagggggttgcgAAGGCGATTAGCAAGGTGAAGAAAGGGACCGGGAGGATCAAGCATGTTGATGTGCATGATGAGGGGtatggaggggttgaggtggatgctgtgttggaggggggtggtgggaagaagaaatcggagaggaggaaaaagacCGCCGTGGCTCAGGAAGTTATTGATGAAGTGGCGTTGTTGGAGACTCCAAAGAAGAGTCGTGGGCGGTCCAAGAAGGTAGAGGGGAtcgaggaggcggaagaTATTGGAACAGCCGGAACAGAACCGGTCAAAAAGCGGCCTGGTCGACGGAAAAAGGCGTCAGTCAAAGAAGAGAATGCTGAAGAGGCTGTGCTGGAGGCAGATACTAAGAAAAAAAGCCGTGGTAGGCCAAGGAAAGCAGCTGTTGGTGGGAGTAACAAAGTAGAGGTGGCAGCGGCTGAGATGAAAACTTCCAGAAGAAGGTCAGCTCGAATTGAATCGAATGAGGATGATATCGTCTTGATATAA
- a CDS encoding hypothetical protein (COG:S; EggNog:ENOG503P3FN), producing the protein MPHKVYKMPTSNVVNGDSPHSATIRHLLTYPCVQDGVRTVKSTSVGSKAVDLSNGVYQSLAQNVFPYLAGPYSFVAPYVERVDSVGDKTLEVIEEKFPVVKKQPGEIVEGTKQMIFSPYHAGRSVKEYVLSIFETKKQSCGDSWTAYPTAVVATTFYLIGETAINAGDYIIHKKEEEEGKTGAQRPAQRPASAN; encoded by the exons ATGCCGCACAAGGTCTACAAGATGCCTACCTCCAACGTAGTGAACGGCGACTCCCCTCACTCCGCTACCATCAGG CACCTTCTCACATACCCCTGCGTCCAAGATGGTGTGAGAACAGTCAAATCGACTTCCGTCGGCTCCAAGGCCGTTGACCTCAGCAATGGTGTCTACCAATCCCTCGCCCAGAACGTATTCCCCTACCTCGCCGGCCCTTACTCATTCGTCGCCCCCTACGTGGAACGAGTCGACAGCGTCGGCGACAAGACCCTCGAGGTCATCGAGGAGAAGTTCCCTGTCGTGAAGAAGCAGCCGGGCGAGATCGTCGAGGGAACCAAACAGATGATCTTCTCTCCTTATCACGCCGGCCGCTCCGTGAAGGAATACGTTCTCTCCATCTTTGAGACCAAGAAGCAAAGCTGCGGCGACTCCTGGACCGCCTACCCCACGGCCGTTGTCGCCACGACCTTCTACCTCATCGGTGAGACAGCCATCAACGCCGGGGATTACATCATCcacaagaaggaagaggaggaaggcaagACGGGCGCTCAGAGGCCCGCTCAGAGACCCGCCAGCGCCAACTAG